CAACTTCACCGACAACACGATGGATATCACGTCGAAGGAAGGCGTCGAGCTCGCAACCCGCATCATGAACCACATGCGCGAGCGCATCGTGCAGGCCCAGCAGGATACCGGCCATCTCTACAACCTCGAAGCGACGCCGGCCGAGGGAGCGACCTACCGGTTTGCCCGCGAAGACCAGAAGCGTTTCCCCGGCATCCTGCAGGCCGGATCGCCGAATGCGCCCTATTACACCAACTCGACGCAGCTTCCGGTCGGGTATCAGGGCGACCTGTTCGAGATCATGGGCCACCAGGAACAACTCCAGCGCCTTTACACCGGCGGAACCGTCCTGCATCTGTATGTCGGCGAGCGGATCCCCGACGCAGGTTCGTGCAAGCGGCTGATCAAGAAGTCCATGAGCCAGTTCCGGCTTCCCTATATCACCGTCACCCCGACATTCTCGGTCTGTCCGACGCACGGATACATCGCCGGCGAGCATCAGTACTGCCCGACCTGCGACAACGCCGAAATCACCCGGCGCCGCGCCGCGATGATGGAAGCGAATCCTGACGCCCCGGTTCCCGAGCGGATCGAACTGCCCGTCGAGGCGCGCACGACATGCGAAGTCTGGACGCGCGTCATGGGGTATTACCGCCCCGTTTCGCAGTTCAATGCCGGCAAGAAGAGCGAATACACCGAGCGCAACGCATTCGACGCCCAGGAGCTTGTTCGCACCGTCGTCTGATCCGAAGGGATACCATGAAGCAGACCTGCACCGACATCCATGTCGGCGGTCTGCAGCCCTTCACGCTGATCGACTTCCCCGGCCTGATGGCCGCGGTCGTCTTTCTCCAGGGCTGCAACCTCCGATGTTCCTACTGCCATAATCCCGGCCTGCTCGACGTCAGGCGGCCAGGCGACATCACCTGGCCCGAGGTCATCGAGTTCCTGGAAAAGCGGCGCGGCTTCCTCGAAGGGGTCGTGTTCAGCGGCGGCGAGCCCTTGATGCAGCCCGGCATCGAGACGGCCGTACGGCGCGTTCGTGAGATGGGCTTCGAAGTGGCGCTTCACACGAACGGCTTTTTCCCGGAGCGGCTCGAGGCGCTCCTGTTCAAAAACCTCATCTCATATATAGCGATGGATATTAAATCGAGCTCGGACGGCTACAGGTCAAGCTTCGGCGTCGACACGACCGACCCCGTCGTTCGAAGCGCCCGACTGCTTGCCGGCAGCGGCATCAGTCACGAGTTCCGCACGACCGTTCATCCCGAGATCATCACGGATGGCGACATTCTGCGGGTGGCCGACATGCTCCAGGGCATCGGCTGCGACCATTTCATCCTACAGAAATTCAGGCCGGGCAACGTTCTCGACCCGGCGCTGAAGGAATCGGGGGCCGACTGGGTGCGCGCCGCGACGGTTCGCGAGCTGGCGAGGCGCTTCCGGCACTTCGAAGTTCGCGGAGACCCCGTGTTCGAGGAACTGGCGAGGCACCCGAAGGCTGCATAACCACGTGTTTTCCGGAGCATCTCCGGTTCATCCTCAGAGACAGGCGAAAACCTGTCTCTTTTATTTTTCCTGCGTTTCTCTCGGGCCGATGGCACGCCAGACGGCGTTCAGCGGCACGAAAAAGCTGACCATCAGGAGGAACAGCGCGGAAAGGATGCTCCAGATCTCGATGAGCGCCGTCTGGATCCAGTGTTCCAGGCCGAGGGCCGACGGAACGACCCAGACCAGCACCATGACGGCGATGTTGATGCAGAGAATCACCCGCGTTTTCGCATCCATTCCGGCCGAAACGGACAGGCGCCAGGCAAGCAACGCGACGGCGACGATGATGCAGCCGCACATCAGCGGAACGGACGCGACGAGTTGTTCCCACAGCGTTGCCGGGGGAGGGTTCTGCATGTGTTCGGCGAGCCTGAGCGCCGCGTAGAGCGGGAGCAGGCCGAGCAGGTTCGAAAAGGCGGTCAGCAGCAGTGCGTCGAGCATACTTTGGTCTTGACATATTACTCCACGATCAGTAGTAAAGACAAAGTATGCGGCGTTTCGGCGCCGCCGACAAATCGAGGCGAGGGGAAAAAGATGAACATCGAGCAGAAGGATTTCATCGTCAAGGAACTGGGTGAGCCGCAATTCAAGTCGCCGCTCGAGCTTTCGAAAGTCGACGGTGATTATCTCACGAACTACGTTCCGAACGATGAGCGGGTTCTCTACAACGTCTCCTGGAACGCCGTCCAGAAATGCGTATCGGAGAACAGGCAACCGATCACCTTCGAGCGTGCCGGTCCGCGTGAGAAGATCTTCTTCGACCCTGCGAAAACCAAGATCGGCATCGTGAGCTGTGGCGGTCTCTGCCCCGGCATCAACGACGTCATCCGCGCACTCGTGATGCAGCATTCATACTGGTACGGCATCAAGACGATCTACGGTTTCAAATACGGGTTTCAGGGGATGGTGAAGGATTACCACCTGAATCCCGTCGTGCTCGATCCCGACATGGTTTCAGAGATTCACGAGATCGGCGGCACGATTCTCGGCTCGTCGCGCGGGCCGCAGGATGTCAGCAACATGGTCGACCGGCTGATGGATTACGGCATCGACATCCTGTACTGCATCGGCGGCGACGGCACCCTGCGCGGGGCGCTCGACATCCATAACGAGGTCACCAAGCGCGGCCTGTCGATCGGCGTCGTCGGCGTTCCGAAAACGATAGACAACGATATTAATTTCATCGAGAAGACGTTCGGGTTCGAAACCGCCTTCTCGCTGGCCGTCGAGTCGATCCGGGCCGCCCACGTCGAGGCGAAGGGGGCCATGAACGGCATCGGGCTGGTCAAGCTGATGGGCCGTGATTCCGGGTATATCGCGGCGAACGCGGCCATCGCATCCCTGGACGTGAATTTCTGCCTCGTCCCCGAAATCCCGTTCGATCTCGAAGGGCCGAACGGTCTCTACGAGAGCGTGAAGAAACGTCTGCAGAAACGCGGACATGCCGTCATCGTCGTCGCCGAGGGCGTCGGGCAGAAACTCGCGAAGAGCGACGTGAAAGATATATCAGGCAATATTAAATTTAATGACATAGGCACGTATCTCAGGGACAGTCTCAAGACGTATCTGGAAGGGCAGAAGGTCCCGGCATCGATAAAGTATATCGACCCGAGCTACATGATCAGAAGTTCGAAGGCCCTCCCGTCGGACAGCGTCTACTGCACGATGCTCGCCCAGAACGCCGGCCACGCCGGCATGGCCGGGAAGACAGGCCTCGTCGTCGGCATCTGGAACAATCAGTTCACGCACATCCCGATCGAGATGGCCGTCAAGAGCCGCAAGGTCATCGACCCCGAGAGCACTTTCTGGCTCAACGTCCTCGAAGCCACCGGCCAGCCCCGCTCGATGCTCAACAATCCTCCACACGCCGGCTGAAACCCGATCGCGGGGGGATACCCCGAGATGCGTCGTCCGACTTCCCGGACCATGCATTCATCCGAATCAGTGTTGACTCATCGAAAAGACACGGGTATGTTCGATACAGATCTGGCGAAGAAGGCAGGAAAACACGGTGACGGACAAAACATCAGGATCGGAAAATCCCGTTCCGGGAGCGATCGTTCTTTCAGAATATGAACTTTTCCCGGTGATCAGCATCAGCGGGTATTGGGATATCGGGATCATGCATGCAGTTCAGCAGCAGGTAAAAGAACTTTTACGTGCCAAAAGAACACGCATCATTATTGATGTCTCCCATTGCCGCCTGGCAAACAGTCCTGCAATGGCCGGCTTTCTGGAACTGCTGATGCAGATCGTCCATGATTTTTCCGGAAAGGTCGCCCTTGTGGGAGCTGCCGGAACTTTGAAGCGCATCATGAACATGATCGGCGTGTTCCGCTTTGCCATGGAAGCCCCTACCGTCGATGCTGGAGCCGCCCTCCTGGAACGCGAATAAAACCGTTACGCGCGGTCGCGTTCGATGACGACGAGAGAATAATCGTCCGGCAGGGGAACAAGATTCTGAACGGGATGTGAAGCCAGGACTTCGCGGCAGAAGCCATCGAACGGAATATTTGTATATTTTGATATATGTTGTTCCCAAAGGAGAAACGCATCGACGCCGGTTCTGGTGGCTTCAGGGTAACTTTCAACCAGTCCGTCGGTGAAGAGAACGAGCCTTTCCCCGGGTTCCAATACCAGCGAGTGGGGAGACACGACCGGCCGCCTGATTCCAAGGGGCGTGCCGGTCGTCTCGATATTATGAATTATTCCCCGCCGGTCGATCAAGAGCGGATACGGATGGCCGCAATTGAATATTCTTATTTCCTGCGTCGTTGCATCGACATGACACAGACAGAGCGTCATCGTGTGGGGCAGCCGGCCCGCAATCTCGGTGTTCAGGACATTGTTCAACCGAATCAGCGAGGGCTCGATATCCTCAGGTTCGGTTATCAGCGCGGATAGAACCGCTTTTGCCATCGAAATGATGATGGCGGCGGGAACCCCATGGCCGCTTGCATCTCCGAGAAGCACGATGAAACCACGCTCGTTCAACCGACGAAAATCATAGTAGTCGCCGCCAAGCGTCGTTGCGGGCACGGTGACTCCGTGAACCCGGTATGGCCCGGCAGCTTGAACGCGTTGCGGGAACAGGCTTTTTTGAACCATTCTCGCCACAGACAGCTCGGACATCTGTTCCATCATGGTGTTGAAATGATTTGCCAGTTGTCCGAGCTCGTTCTTTTGCGAAATGGCCATTCGAAAAGAAAATTGAGAGTTTTGAACGGCATCGATACCGAGGCGGATCTGGTCGAGAGGGGTGATGACCTGCTGCGAAAAAAACCATCCGATCAAGCTCGAGTAAAAGAGAATGAACAGCGCGAAGAACGCCAGGGTGCTGCGAATGTCCGCAGAAGAAGCACCAGAGCTCAGGGGAGCTGCCGCAGCGATGTAGGTGTTGAAAAGTTTGTCGCCCGGTTGAATTGCCAACAGCCACTGGGATGCGTCAGGCGCGAGATAGGCCTGGCAGACAAATCGGTTGTTTCGTTTACACCTGGCGAGCAGCGCGGGCATGATCGAGGGGCCCGTTGAGGGGGAAACGATGAGACGTTCCGTATAGGGGA
This DNA window, taken from Candidatus Ozemobacteraceae bacterium, encodes the following:
- a CDS encoding anaerobic ribonucleoside-triphosphate reductase activating protein, giving the protein MKQTCTDIHVGGLQPFTLIDFPGLMAAVVFLQGCNLRCSYCHNPGLLDVRRPGDITWPEVIEFLEKRRGFLEGVVFSGGEPLMQPGIETAVRRVREMGFEVALHTNGFFPERLEALLFKNLISYIAMDIKSSSDGYRSSFGVDTTDPVVRSARLLAGSGISHEFRTTVHPEIITDGDILRVADMLQGIGCDHFILQKFRPGNVLDPALKESGADWVRAATVRELARRFRHFEVRGDPVFEELARHPKAA
- a CDS encoding ATP-dependent 6-phosphofructokinase, with the translated sequence MNIEQKDFIVKELGEPQFKSPLELSKVDGDYLTNYVPNDERVLYNVSWNAVQKCVSENRQPITFERAGPREKIFFDPAKTKIGIVSCGGLCPGINDVIRALVMQHSYWYGIKTIYGFKYGFQGMVKDYHLNPVVLDPDMVSEIHEIGGTILGSSRGPQDVSNMVDRLMDYGIDILYCIGGDGTLRGALDIHNEVTKRGLSIGVVGVPKTIDNDINFIEKTFGFETAFSLAVESIRAAHVEAKGAMNGIGLVKLMGRDSGYIAANAAIASLDVNFCLVPEIPFDLEGPNGLYESVKKRLQKRGHAVIVVAEGVGQKLAKSDVKDISGNIKFNDIGTYLRDSLKTYLEGQKVPASIKYIDPSYMIRSSKALPSDSVYCTMLAQNAGHAGMAGKTGLVVGIWNNQFTHIPIEMAVKSRKVIDPESTFWLNVLEATGQPRSMLNNPPHAG
- a CDS encoding STAS domain-containing protein, giving the protein MTDKTSGSENPVPGAIVLSEYELFPVISISGYWDIGIMHAVQQQVKELLRAKRTRIIIDVSHCRLANSPAMAGFLELLMQIVHDFSGKVALVGAAGTLKRIMNMIGVFRFAMEAPTVDAGAALLERE